The DNA window TCTTCGCGAGAAAATATTAAAAATCTCTTGCTGAAAATCTTCGATTTTCTTGCGACTTAAAAACGGCATAATTTTTAATCCCCTTGCGCTTTCCAACAATATAAAAACCGAATTTATTAATGCTTAAAGTATACCCTTCGATCTTACCAAACATCAATGCATCTGACATTTTATAGCTGTAATTTTGCATTACTAAAATCAACAATATGGAATTAGGAATAGGAATGTTCGGGGATTTGGCTTTAGACCAGTCAACCGGAAAATATAGAGATGCAGGAATAAAGATCCGTGAAATATTGGATCAGATAAAATTAATGGACGAGGTAGGAATTGATGTTTTTGCCATGGGTGAACACCATCGTCCCGATTATGCGGTTTCATCTCCGGAAATGGTATTGGCAGCAGCAGCCAGTATTACCAAAAATATAAAATTAGCAAGTGGAGTGACGGTTTTAAGTTCTTCGGAACCGGTAAAAGTATATGAGGACTTTTCAACACTGGATTTGATTTCAGACGGAAGAGCAGAGATATTTGTAGGCCGTGGAAGCTTTATTGAGTCATTTCCGCTATATGGATATTCATTGAATGATTATGAAGAATTATTTGATGAAAAACTGGAATTACTGTTGAAAATTAATTCCGAAGAAAACGTAACATGGTCAGGAAAACTTCGCGCACCTATGCAGAACCAAACCGTTTATCCCAGAGCAAAAAATGACGGGAAATTGTCTATCTGGAGAGCAGTTGGAGGTACACCACAATCTGTTTTAAGTGCTGCACAATTAGGAATGCCTCTAGTAGTAGCGATTATTGGTGGTATGCCGATTCAGTTTAAAAATCTGATTGAGTTTTATAAACAGGAATATCAAAAAGCAGGACATGATGTTGCCAACATGCAGATTGCCGTTCACTCCCATACTTTTGTGAGTGATGATGAGAAAATAGTAGATGGATATTTCAACAATTATAAATCTCAGATGGATAGGATAGGAGCATCCCGAGGTTGGGCACCGTACACAAAGATGCAGTATGATGGTGGAAGAAGTAAAGACGGCGCTCTGTTTATCGGAAGTCCGGCAGAAGTAGCAGACAAAATTGCTTATATGAAAGAGCTTTTCGGAATTACAAGATTCATTGGCCATATGGACGTTGGAGATCCTGCTCATGACATTATGATGAAGTCTATTGAACTATTCGGGAAAGAAGTAAAACCGTTGGTGCAAAACCTGTAATTATTCATAGTATTTAACCATAAAAGTCACAAAAGTCTTTAAACACTTTAGTTCTTTTTAAGGGACAAGCTTTACGCATAGGAAGTACACTTAAGCCTTATGAAAATCTTTGATTTTCAACTTATGTGAACTTTTTGCAGTGTAATTTTCAACTTAAGTGAACTAAAGTGTTTAAAAATAAAGTTTTGTGACTTTTATGGTTTAAAATAATATAAGTTAGACTATTTCAATCAAGCTTCCTCTTTCTTCATCCTTGATAATAGTAAGTGCAGTTGGAATCTTTTCTTTCAGTTCTTCCACGTGCGAGATAATTCCTACAATCCTGTTTTCTTTCATCAGATTAGTTAGAGTTTCAAAAACAATATTAACTGATTCCGTGTCCTGAGTTCCAAAACCTTCATCAATAAAGAAAAAGTTTTTCTCTGCCTGTGCATTTGCCTGAACACTTTCTGCCAAAGCCAGTGCGAGACTTAGCGATACCTGAAAAGACTGTCCGCCCGACAGCGTTTTTACACTTCTGCTTCTGCCTTCGTTGAGGTAATCGATGATTTCAAAATCGTTGTTTTCATTAAGCTGCAGGCTGAGCTGATTTCTGGTCATTCGATGGAAACGTACATTGGCATGATCACAAAGCTGTCTTAAGTAAATAGATGAAACATACTGCACAAAACCAGCCCCTTTGAATAAGTTTATCATCAGTTTCAGATTTTCAGAGCGCTTCTGAAGCTTTGAAAACTCCTTTTGCAAATCTTCCTTTTTAAGAAACTCTTTTTCCAGCCTCTCAATCTCAGTCATCATTTTTACAACAGAATCGTTGATTCGCTGGACTTCATTTTTGACCTCCGTAAACTGTTGCTCAGCAAGAGAAAATTGTTCATCATTGAATGAAAGATCTTTGAGTTTCAGCTCCAGACCTTCAATGACCTTTTTTAAAGTTTCGAAATCAATTGTAAACTTTTGGATGTAAGCTCTGGCCTGCTGAATATTGATTTCCTGAGCTAAAATACCTTCAACCTCTTTAAAATTACTGAATTTCTGTTCTGCCAAGGCATTGGAAATTACCACCGCATTTTGAGAAACTTCTTTTTCAAGTTCACTAATTTGTTTTTCAGACTGACTTACAATGGCTTTTTGTTCTGCCAGCTGAGGTGCAAGAACCTTTTCCTGCTGGGTGGCAATCTGATAATTTTTTTCTGTTTCAGTATTAGACTGCACCAACTTTTGATACTTAGCTTCTACTTCTGCTATTGTTTTCTGCTCATAAAGATTCCATTCCAGCGTTTTTACGTTGGAACGACTGATATTAATTTGCTCTTGCTTGGTAACCTCTTCCAGTTTAAAAGTTTCCAGAGCAGATTTATATTTTTCTAAAATTTTATGTTCCTTTTCCAGAGTTTCACGTTCTGTAGAAAGGTTTTGCTCGGCCTCTCCAATTTTCTTTTCTACAGCAAAAGATTCTTCCCTTTTTTTCTCAAAATCATCCTCCCGATCTGGACTGAATTGTTTCCACGTAAAATGCTGAAGATGATTTTCAATCTCCGTTTGAAGCTGAGCTGATTTTTTTTGTTCAGCGACCAGTTGCTCTTCAAAGATTTTTTTTCTGTCAAGGATTTTTTCAATTTCAGTTTCCTGTTTTTGAAGACTTAGAATTTCCTTTTCAATAGCTGTTATTTTTTCCTGAATCGCCAGGATTTCCGCATTGACATCGTGGAATTCTACAATATCCGGATGCTCTTTGGAACCGCACAACGGGCATGCTTCTCCATTATGAAGCTCGCTTGCAAACTGAGAAAGCTCTTTTTGAATTTTTAAATGATCCAGTTTTTGGGAAAACTCTTTCCTGTTTGTTTCAAGAAGCTCTTTTTTTGTATTGAAGACTTCTTTATAATTTTCCTGAAAGTTAAATGGTTTTAATTCATCAGAAACTGCTTCAAGTTGCTTTTGCTGTTTTTCAATTTTTTCAACCTGTTCCTGCTGTGATTTTTTAAAGTTCTTAAGTTGCAGAAACCAATTTCCAACACTTGAAACCAAGGCTGTATCAAGCTTTTTTTCTTTTAAAGCAATAATATGCTGAGAAAGTTCATCAATCTTTTTCTGAATGCTGGTTTTATGAGTTTCAACTTCCGTTACTTTCTGAGAACCGTTTTGAGTCCTTTCATTGAGAATTTTAATCTCATCAGAAGACTTTAAAATCGTAATAATCAGACTCAGGTCATTTTCCTGTATTTTAGACTGATCCAATACCTGGAATTTGGGCTCCAGAATAGCAAGTTGCTCTTTTACGGTCTTAAAAGCGGCTGCAGTTTCCTGTAGTGTTTGAGTCTGCTTCTCCTTTTCAGCCTGTTTATCTGAAATTTCTTTTACAAGCTTATTTTTTTCAACAAGTAAAGGATTGAAAATTCTGAAAACACGATCATATAATTCTGTCCGTATTTCCAGAGCATCCATTTGAGGCTTTTGTTCAGAGAGTTTTCCGAAATTTTCTTTATTCTGTTTTAAACTTTCAAAATCAGTTTTTAAATTTTTTAATTGTTGATAAGTGTTGGAAATCTTCTCCAACTTTTCATTGGAATCGGTAAGCTTTTTTTGCTCTTCCGTTAAAAATCCTTTCTGAAGTTGAATTTTTTCCTCATCAATTTCCTCAAAACCTTTTAATTGTCCCTCAAGTTGATCCAGTTCAGATCTGTTTTTTGTATTGAGCACGGAAACGTTATTCTGAAGATCAAATTTCTGAAGATTAAAGATCTCCTTCATCATATTCGTTCTTTCTGCAGCGCCTAATTCAAGGAATTCTTTAAACTGTCCCTGTGGGATAATGATCGTTCTTTTGAAGTTCGAATAGCTTAAACCAATAATTGTTTCTGCATTGGTATGATCCAAAGGAACCCATTTGCCATTACTATTCTCATAAAAAGCAACAGAATAGGGCTTTACATCTTCAAATTTTTTAGAATTACGCCTGAAATCCCTGGTTGCCCGGAATAGCTTATTCTCATAATTGATGAAATCAAATTCTATATAAGAAGAATTCGACTTTAGATTCATCATGTTATAAGCTCTTTTGTCACGCATATTCAGACGTTCTGTTTCACCGTATAAAGCAAATGAAATCGCTTCAAGAACCGACGATTTTCCGGAGCCCACAGCCCCGAAAATACCAAACAATCCAGCTTCGGTAAGATTTCTGAAATCAATAATTTGACGTTCCTGGTAGGAATAAAGTCCTTCGATCGTTAATTGTACAGGAATCATGGCTTATGCATTTAAAATTTCGTTAAACAAATTCATCAGTTCTTCATTGGCTTCCTGGCCCCCGTTTTTAGATTTAAAATAATCTCTGAATAATATATCAATATCCTGACTCAGATTGATTTCGTGGTTTGCACCTTCCATAAGTTCCCGGTTTTTGACTTTGGGAATAAGATGAACGATACCATTGTGCGATTGATAGATTAATTTTCTTTCATCCACCGTTAAAAAAGTCTCACTCTCTAAAGTCAGTTCAATAAAGGTATTCGGATTTTCTTTAAGCCACTGAATAGTGTCTTCTACAGATGTGAATGTTTTTCTAACCAGAGTTCTTCCGTTTTTCAGCTGCTTTTTTTCATATAATGCTGCCTTTCCCGGGTTCGCTTCAATAATAGAAATATATTTTTTCTGGCCTGCTTCACTAAAGCTGTAGCACAAAGGGGAAGAAGAGTATATCACCGGTTTTTCCGCAGTTCCGATGTTTTGAAAAGCATGAAGGTGCCCCAAAGCAGTATACTGGATCTGATCCGGGATAATATCTGAATAAATAATATCTGCATTCCCTATTTTGATAGGTTTTTCTCCTTCCGGTTCTTCCAGAATCTCAGCACCCCTTTTGTTCATGTATAAATGAGCGGTCAGAAGATTGACTCCCGAATCATCACAAAACTCATCTGCAAGGTTTTTCCAGGTTTGTGCCAGCACTTTGTTAATTTCTTCTTCTTTATTTTCTCCAAAATATTCTTTCAGACGAATTTCGTTGGCATAAGGTGTATGAAGGATTCTGACAGGGAAATCTGTATTTTCAATTTTCAGTTCTATAAATCCTGCTTTTGATTTTAGAATTTTAAAATATTCATTTTCAAAAGGCAGAATTTCAGCTTTGGGATGACCAATTAAAATAATTCCACACTCCCTGGCCAAAGGATCCGGAGCATCGATGAGGTTGGGAGAATCATGATTCCCTGAAATGGCAATTACTGGACGTTTCCCATTTTGAGATAGACGCTTCAGTGTTTTATAGAACAATTCAACAGCTTCTACGCTGGGATTAAAGCTATCAAAAAGATCACCGGCAACAATAACGAGATCAACTTTTTCATCATCAGCAATACTTATAATCTCTTCCATGACCAAAACCTGTTCTTCCAGACGGGAAAAGCGATCCAGTCGTTTACCTAAGTGCCAGTCGGCAGTGTGTAGAATTTTCATAAAAGTATATCATTGTTTAAAGGAAATATGAAAGGTAATGGTATATAATATTTTTTCCAATATTGTTCAATACCAAAGATAAATGAAGTTGTATTGTAAAAAATACGGTTTACCTTAATTTATCAGGAGGTGTAATTTAACCAAAAAAACTGTTTGCAACAAAGCAATAGTTGGCTTAGGAATGAACGATTTTCATAGTT is part of the Chryseobacterium lactis genome and encodes:
- a CDS encoding SbcC/MukB-like Walker B domain-containing protein translates to MIPVQLTIEGLYSYQERQIIDFRNLTEAGLFGIFGAVGSGKSSVLEAISFALYGETERLNMRDKRAYNMMNLKSNSSYIEFDFINYENKLFRATRDFRRNSKKFEDVKPYSVAFYENSNGKWVPLDHTNAETIIGLSYSNFKRTIIIPQGQFKEFLELGAAERTNMMKEIFNLQKFDLQNNVSVLNTKNRSELDQLEGQLKGFEEIDEEKIQLQKGFLTEEQKKLTDSNEKLEKISNTYQQLKNLKTDFESLKQNKENFGKLSEQKPQMDALEIRTELYDRVFRIFNPLLVEKNKLVKEISDKQAEKEKQTQTLQETAAAFKTVKEQLAILEPKFQVLDQSKIQENDLSLIITILKSSDEIKILNERTQNGSQKVTEVETHKTSIQKKIDELSQHIIALKEKKLDTALVSSVGNWFLQLKNFKKSQQEQVEKIEKQQKQLEAVSDELKPFNFQENYKEVFNTKKELLETNRKEFSQKLDHLKIQKELSQFASELHNGEACPLCGSKEHPDIVEFHDVNAEILAIQEKITAIEKEILSLQKQETEIEKILDRKKIFEEQLVAEQKKSAQLQTEIENHLQHFTWKQFSPDREDDFEKKREESFAVEKKIGEAEQNLSTERETLEKEHKILEKYKSALETFKLEEVTKQEQINISRSNVKTLEWNLYEQKTIAEVEAKYQKLVQSNTETEKNYQIATQQEKVLAPQLAEQKAIVSQSEKQISELEKEVSQNAVVISNALAEQKFSNFKEVEGILAQEINIQQARAYIQKFTIDFETLKKVIEGLELKLKDLSFNDEQFSLAEQQFTEVKNEVQRINDSVVKMMTEIERLEKEFLKKEDLQKEFSKLQKRSENLKLMINLFKGAGFVQYVSSIYLRQLCDHANVRFHRMTRNQLSLQLNENNDFEIIDYLNEGRSRSVKTLSGGQSFQVSLSLALALAESVQANAQAEKNFFFIDEGFGTQDTESVNIVFETLTNLMKENRIVGIISHVEELKEKIPTALTIIKDEERGSLIEIV
- a CDS encoding LLM class flavin-dependent oxidoreductase; amino-acid sequence: MELGIGMFGDLALDQSTGKYRDAGIKIREILDQIKLMDEVGIDVFAMGEHHRPDYAVSSPEMVLAAAASITKNIKLASGVTVLSSSEPVKVYEDFSTLDLISDGRAEIFVGRGSFIESFPLYGYSLNDYEELFDEKLELLLKINSEENVTWSGKLRAPMQNQTVYPRAKNDGKLSIWRAVGGTPQSVLSAAQLGMPLVVAIIGGMPIQFKNLIEFYKQEYQKAGHDVANMQIAVHSHTFVSDDEKIVDGYFNNYKSQMDRIGASRGWAPYTKMQYDGGRSKDGALFIGSPAEVADKIAYMKELFGITRFIGHMDVGDPAHDIMMKSIELFGKEVKPLVQNL
- a CDS encoding metallophosphoesterase family protein encodes the protein MKILHTADWHLGKRLDRFSRLEEQVLVMEEIISIADDEKVDLVIVAGDLFDSFNPSVEAVELFYKTLKRLSQNGKRPVIAISGNHDSPNLIDAPDPLARECGIILIGHPKAEILPFENEYFKILKSKAGFIELKIENTDFPVRILHTPYANEIRLKEYFGENKEEEINKVLAQTWKNLADEFCDDSGVNLLTAHLYMNKRGAEILEEPEGEKPIKIGNADIIYSDIIPDQIQYTALGHLHAFQNIGTAEKPVIYSSSPLCYSFSEAGQKKYISIIEANPGKAALYEKKQLKNGRTLVRKTFTSVEDTIQWLKENPNTFIELTLESETFLTVDERKLIYQSHNGIVHLIPKVKNRELMEGANHEINLSQDIDILFRDYFKSKNGGQEANEELMNLFNEILNA